A DNA window from Daucus carota subsp. sativus chromosome 3, DH1 v3.0, whole genome shotgun sequence contains the following coding sequences:
- the LOC108215191 gene encoding protein LIKE COV 2 — MADNKELTPLQSPSTSTSPTQLQVEDPHHLSKSPVPPNSSTRKACYAVLQSWVSTKFMTGCVVLFPVAVTFFVTWWFIQFFDGFFSPIYERLGVEIFGLGFITSLVFIFFIGIFASSWMGSTVFWLGEWFIKRMPFINNIYSASKQISAAISPDQNTTAFKEVAIIRHPRLGEYAFGFITSTVVLQKENGDEELCSVFVPTNHLYIGDVFLVNSAEIIRPNLSIREGIEIIVSVGMSMPQVISPLERVRRQNDRIPPNGMI, encoded by the exons ATGGCTGACAACAAGGAACTCACCCCCTTGCAATCTCCGTCAACTTCAACTTCACCCACTCAACTCCAAGTTGAAGATCCCCACCACTTATCTAAATCACCCGTTCCTCCTAATTCTTCTACTCGCAAG GCTTGTTATGCTGTTCTCCAAAGCTGGGTTTCCACAAAGTTCATGACTGGATG TGTCGTTCTCTTTCCTGTAGCAGTTACATTTTTTGTCACATGGTGGTTTATTCAGTTCTTTGATGGTTTCTTCAGTCCCATATATGAGAGACTCGGGGTAGAAATATTTG GCCTTGGATTCATCACATCTTTggtatttatattctttattGGTATATTTGCTTCTTCGTGGATGGGTTCCACGGTTTTCTGGTTAGGGGAATGGTTTATAAAAAGAATGCCCTTCATAAATAACATATACTCAGCATCAAAACAAATTAGTGCTGCCATATCTCCAG ACCAAAATACTACTGCTTTTAAGGAGGTTGCCATCATCCGCCATCCTCGTCTTGGTGAATATGCTTTTGGCTTCATAACGTCAACAGTGGTTCTTCAG AAAGAAAATGGAGATGAAGAGCTATGCAGTGTTTTTGTCCCAACAAATCATTTGTACATTGGAGATGTATTTTTGGTCAATTCTGCGGAGATCATAAGACCAAATTTATCTATTAGAGAAGGCATAG AGATCATAGTTTCGGTGGGAATGTCAATGCCACAGGTTATATCACCACTGGAAAGGGTTCGTCGACAGAATGATAGAATTCCTCCGAATGGAATGATCTAG